In the Colias croceus chromosome 1, ilColCroc2.1 genome, ATCGAACGAATCGTGTAAACACAGTTTCTTTACATATCCATATTGAAAGttactattataaatttgcttgattaagggccgatttttcaatccttggttaaaatttatccgtccaataaagtattacacgaacattttaaaatgtcacctgtaaactatCCTaatatacggacaattagaatacatttttgaaatagtagtataatattatgttattcgatgattaagttttaaccaacgattgaaaaatcagcccttagctaattttattgaattcatgTACAtggattttttattacatttacgtGGATCTTCCTTCCGTCTATCAATGCCTTGTGATTTGTAACATTGTGTCATTCTTTATGCTTTAAGATTTCTGTGACTGCAGAATTCCTTTCTTATCATAAGTATAGTATTTTTGCATTAATCATTGCACTTGATGTTGAATCTTAGTAAGCCTAAGATATATTTAGACGTTTGTATTTAACGTATTGCGTATGTGATGTAGTAATAAAGAATATCAatgtaaatgttgtttttcttACACCTCTCCTCTCAAGAACCTTAACGATAATTCTTTTGACCATTTTTGGCTCTATGAACTATAGAGGTTTATTTTTGGTGTTATGATCACATTAATCTAAGAATTTGTACACAGTATGTATGAATAAGagaaaatttacatattatgtggaTAATGGAATAACCAAATGAATCTGCCAACATAGTTCAATCATCCTCCGAAAGCGTTGGACCGAttcttatgaaattttatgtgCCTATTGGGTAGATCAGAAAATCGAACAACGTCTATTTTTCATAACCCTAAGTGAtaagagtaaggcagaacaacgtttgccaGGCAGTTAGTATTTATAACTACagccattgagatatacatatggagacgacaccgcctacatcacttatgttccgctcaacatacgccatatggcgtaactacACGCTCATTTttagtgaaacgcatcaaatatgccttcgtgcgtgttacgatattgcacaaataatacggaaaagtgcaaaggaataactttcatcggtaagtacctaactagataataatttttaaaacttagagcaaaaaaatggcgcacagattttgttcgtggtgtctcctccatagtaatattatctcaatggctACAGCTAGTCTGATAAAAGGAGTGTCTCCCTCactattgaaaattaaagaaatatctaatatgtatatctatgAGAAATTGTGGTGAgcagttataataattcataggCTCGACTACCTAATCTGTAAAATGATTAACGTATCCGTATGAACATAGAATCAAGAGATATTGAGATCGACTTCTGATGACAGTAATAGAATTCAATTGGTAAAGTGATAATAAACCTGcctgtaaagaaaatatttctgGGAAAGCAAAAACCTTTGCTGTTGACTTtagtaatatgtaattagTCCCTACACTTCCTTGTCCTGTACTGAGATCTATTTCATAAAAAGGGGTTCAGTGGTTTGAATATGATGCTAGAAATAGAAAGTAAGTTAATTACTTCGCATTTatatcaaaatcgattcagTGGTCAAGGGATGAAAGCACAAGTAACAAACAGTTATTTAAGAGagtaattatctattattatttgtgtggattatgtttcattttaatctTTTAGGACCGGTTCCACCACTTGCTGTTAGTGTCTATCTGATAGCCTGTTTGAcacttttaattatgtatattaaggGACGATTTTTCaacttggttaaaacttatccgtccaataactCCAACAAATTACAcggtaatattaaaatgtcacgtgaCTTTCATTTACGGGAAATAAGAATACGTttaaatggtagttttatacattattcgacgaataagttttatgcaaggattgaaaaatcggccctaaatagATTATCTGACAGATAAGCATAACAAAGAAACAGATCCAGAAATTGGCTAAGATGTGTAAATTGCAGAGTTCACAAATTGTGGTAAGGTCGTAAAAGGGTCGTAAggccacacaaaaaaaaaatagtcaaGAAGTTTGACTAAAAAATCTCTTTTTGTATAATCCCTCATTTCTCACATTTGTAATTACATCTAACTTCTTAAAGGGCGGTATATATAGGtgaaataaaaagcaaaatccatattacatgtttaataaaaatttaatattacagtATAAACAGTAAGGTCATACATGGCAGTGATgttataattacttatagaTACCGGTATTCGCTATACAATCCAACACTTCCGTATGCCACCACTGCGTCTCGGCTCTCGGCGCTCAGAACACAATCAACATCGAATCTCACAACATACATAAAACTTCCAAAGAAATAACGACACCGCGCCGAGAGCGAGCTTTCCTTTACTATCCATCTATCCATTCTAATTTACATCGAGCCAAAAATTACGCCTAATTTCATTACAATCCAATCCAAATTTTACTAAAGCCGATTTTCACAGacgctaaattaaaaataacatgcaataaaattaaatataacttaGCATTTTCACCTAAATATTATGCACGATGAATTTGTACCGGACCAAcacatttcattcatttcgATACAATAAAAGCCACGTCCGAATAAGTTAATATTAGCGTCACGAAATCGGCTCACCCACCgtccattacaatttaatacagTCAGATCCCAAACAAGTATAATCGTTTGAAAGTGCGATTCCCCAATTTGCCTACGCGAGTATAAAACATTCTTTGGGACATTTCAGCACTGTTCGCCAGACCCTCCTAAAACGCAGAGCCTCTCCGTGCCTCTCTCTTAGTGCTAATTCGCTATGCAGACTACCCTACTGAAGTCGAACGAGTCGTACagacgaaataaataaatatgcttctatacaaaaataatacacttAACGTGGTGAACACTCGAGTACATGAGACCATATTACGGGCCGACCTCCGCCTCACAGAATCCTCCCCCCGCTAACCGGGAAACCGTCCCACGCTCGCCGACGGAGGTCGCCGCTAACACTAACAGTTAACCTACTGCGGCCGGCGAATCCGCCGTCGAATTGACTCGTCGTTACGAATATCTCTCACAATTACAAAAGTGATCGAGGAGCGTGTAAAGTGTAAACCTTATCTAGTTACAAAATCGCGTcgtccacaaaaatattaatttcgaGTAACAATTTTACAACCGAGCGCCGGGTATTAAAAATAGATCGCGACAAACGCCTATCACTACAGTTGGTCGTCGGGGATTCAACTAGCGTGCTCCTAGCCGGAAACTTAAACCGAAAGGGTGTGCGCGAGCAGCCGGGCCGCTCAGTCGGGCGTGGGCGGCGGTGCGGGCGCGAGCTGCGGGGCCGGCGCGTGCTGCGGGGCCGGCCGGTGCAGCGTGAACGCGTCGTACACCTGCGCCAGCTCCTCCATGTGGTGCTCCTCCAGGCACAGGAAGCCCTGCAGCGTGGGGCTGGCGCGGCGCGCGCACGCCAGGCAGTGCACCACGTGGCGCTTCTCGTGCTCGCGCACCAGCAGCGCGTGCCACACCTCGCGCTCGCACGCGCCGCAGTAGTGCGACGCCTCGCCGCGCGCGCGCCCGtggaagcgcacgggcacggCGCGCGCGCGCACGGCCGCCAGCGTGCCCGCCGCCGCGCGCAGCGTCTGCAGCAGGCACAGGCGCATGGCGCGGTGCAGGCGCGGGTCCGACACGCGGATGTTGCGCGCCAGGTTCCACGTCAGGTGCACCATCGGCACGATCGACTTGAAGTTCTCGATCTTGTTCCACTCGTAGCGCTCGAGCGCGAGCGAGTACTGGCGCGCCGTCAGCGGCCCGACGTTCCACGCGATGTTGTTGCACCAGCCCGTGGCCTGCACCCAGTGCACGCAGCCGGCGTTCACCCACACGAGGTCGCCGGGCCGCTGCGTGAAGCGGTACACGGGCACGCCGTGCGCGCGCAGCTCCTCCGGGTCCGGCCACCACGAGCCGTGCAGGTACGACAGGCCGTGTCGGTCGCACAGCTCCTTGACGCCGCCCCAGTACGCGTCCGGCACGCCGAACCATTCGCAGTCCCCCGGGCCGATGTTGATATTGATCGAGCAGAAGTTGTTGTTCTCCTGGTGGCCGGGCGTCCGGCTGCCGGGCACCTTCATGTACAGCTGCACCGTGTTCATGCCGAGGATTACGTGGCCGACGTGCGACAGCATGTTGGCGGCGGAGGCGACGCGCGCGAAGGCCGGCAGCTTCTGCAGCTCGGCCAGCTGCGGGCGCCACTTGCGCTCGTCCGACAGGTCCACGTTGGTGCCGAAGCGCAGCATGCGCGCCCCGCGGCGCCGCTTGGCGGGCCCGGAGCCCGACTCGCGCCCGTCCGAGTCGGACAGCGCGCCGGCGAGCGGCGGGCCGGCCCCGCGCTCGCGCTCCTCGCGCAGCGACTCCTGGAACGAGCCGGCCTGGTACTGCGCGTACTTGCGCACGGTGGTGTGCGAGCGGTGCGAGGCGCAGGCCCACACGCGGCGGCGCCCGCTCGGGTCCCAGTTCTCGTCGGCCGACTGCATGAGCTGCGTGCGCACCTCGACCGCGTGGTCGGGCCACGCCTCGACGAGCGTCTTGGTGGAGAAGAGGCCGAGGTCGAGCTTGAGCGCGGCGGTGAGGCCGCGCACGACGGCGATGGGGTGCTTGAGGCAGAAGTCCTGCAGCTGCGGCGAGAAGGCGTCGCGCTTGGACTCCACGTACACGAAGGGCGCGGGCGGTGCGAGCTGCTCGGGCGCCAGGCGCGGCGCCGGCACGCCGGGCGGCGAGGGCGGGCCCGCGCCCTCGCCCAGCACCGACCAGGACGACGCCGACCCCGCGTTATCCCTGCAAAATATGTCGCTCGTAAGTAAACCGCTCGAAagtaaatttcaaataaaaacccaccgaattaataaatcattgaAATCATACGGTAATCAGATTTACACCCACAAAAAATGTCGTATGTCCTATAGGTAACGGAAAAGCTTCGATTTACAAACTTTTCTAAATCGATACCtactacaataaaattgatcaaCTTTACTAATTCTTATagcatattttgtaattatgtataccTCTCCGTCCATCAACAAATAAGTATCTATCCACATACGATTCTATCTGattaccaaaaaaataaagaaatcaataaaaataagctcaACCAAGCGCATGGGATCGATTGGAGGGTATCTACAATCTACACGCCGGTTCGGAACTCATCTACCGAGCAGACCCGGCAAGATTCTCGGCAGTTTTGAAGACATCGTggcaaacaattaaaaaatgcaAAGCATATAAAAACAGATACGAAACGCGTGGAATATGTAATTCCTtacttttgtataaaataatgttaattcgtaatcaatatacaaaaaaaattgtacataaAATTTGTTCACAATGGAACCGTGTAGGGTATTAAGGTGAAGGTTACccaaatataatacataaatagtatcattaaaatgtaatgaaaaagTTAATAAGTAATACAGTTGAGTGTACATTAAAACGATGTTATAACTTATcaattatcatacatattaatcatttttatCAAGTATAcaaattttgtgtttttcttACGAttactattgtttttttttccgaTTTGATTCTCCAATATTTTtcgtaatatttatatctgtATCTCTTtatatatgtttatattttcatctCATCTCCAATTTTAGTTTCGGAATCTCAGGATGCATGAATGTTGTTAGTTTATAGTTACTTTAATTACCGTTTTTGCTTCACTTTGTGTGAAGTTGGTGAAATTGCATCTGACGATTGTATAGGAGACCTATGAATTATATTCAATTGTAGCAAGCTTGTTTCCATTATCttacaataacattttatactatattattattgcatattatagtaattagtATAAGAGTTAGTGAATTAGTTAATGATCACACAATTTATGActctgatttattttattacctttaaAACCTACGCATATATTCGACAGTATACCTCTAAAATACTCACAACCATCCAGTTTTCGGTttactatattaatatgtGTCGAGTATGGGGAAAACACATtagaattataatacataGGATTTGTTTATcctagcattttttttttgcgaaCATGATGAGACTCATTTAATAGCTTGAAGTTCTATTATGTCCAATATAAATCAGTAAAGGTCTTATAACAAGCATTATATTTTGACAAATTGCTCctaaaattttctattaatttcCTAATAACTTTGCATCACTtcataatcaaataaatagttaaaccACGCTGTCTTTATAAGGTAAATTGTAAAGTCACGTCAATTCTAATCATTTACAAAATTCCAAAGCGTCCTAAGAACTATATCTACGAAGTCATATGCCTCCAACTTCTGCACCTAATTCTACACAACCCAAAACCATACAAAAATGCCCCAAAAACCCACAAAATCCCGCCCAAAGCCCACCAATCAGCAACCAGCACCTAAAAACCCCCTTTTAGTAACAAATACTCACTTGCAAGCGTCCAAAATCTGTTTGGCCGTCATGCTGATGTTGAACGTGACCGGCTTGAGCGGGTCCGTCTTTAGCGGCTCTAGCTTCACTACCGCTTGGCGCCCGCCGAGCACCGTTTCGCTGTTGTTTCCTGATTCTGTTGGACGAAATTGAACTTTAACTATTTGAAGTTATGGGTGAGTTTAATTAAAGGGGAAGGATATGTTTTTTTGGCCATAAAATTTGCCTCATATTTTTTAGGTAGGCCATAAAATGTATCGAATTTATCTGTATAGATTTTCATTTTGGCCTGTCTACatattgaagaaaaatattccatgaaataaattaataaatattaatgtaacaGAATCAGCGATATTGATGATTGTGAAATACCTATTGTTAATATTGTTCAAACTTTTGACtgttatattttagaaatttaatgttttgaaATACCTACTTTGTATGTGaaggaaatattaaaattaaattatattttttcaaatacatttaaattgcatattgttcttgttaatttattactttccCGTGTTTTCGCTATgtataaaatcttttaacttaCACAAATCATAAAACTCAAACACCTAATATATTCACAAATGTGCATAACAAAATGCTACACATATACTTCATGTTATGAATATTGTAATGTATGCAAATATTTACTGTTTACGAATACTTCCTATTcctatcataataattacctactttaCTTCATGTCATAGACCTTACTAATTAGCCACTCTTTCAAAAACATTCCTCTCACAGTTACTTTTACATTGTTCCcacaaaatcatttattttaaacccaagaaaagttattttaaagagAAAAATAGTACACTGCGCTTGCATGTTACATTACGTTATCTACACACGCCAATTACATCGTAGGGAAACTGAACGGGCGTGTTAATCGCAGCTTGCATCCGAGTGTCGCGATGTTAAAGAAACTCGTGTTTCGTTCAATCTGCATCGCGATAAACAGACCGAATCGCCTGCAATATGAGGGTTCACACGCACTTGTAGCAcgca is a window encoding:
- the LOC123691396 gene encoding lysine-specific demethylase 6A isoform X1, with product MKMDEKEELHLTSQELQVLSELDSRQFGFLKLRGNEHGRTRALVLKAVKYLEGMLVQVKEEERACSPGARRDICIDPKTYCKLGHFHLLLEDYAKAMSAYQKFYALEQDNWKDPLFLYGLGLCYYHYNAFDWATKALQMALYVSPGFTRAADAHLRLALMFKARRHWGAAAVHFRRARLSPNQDATFTRLELSFHAAHLLEARGLKKAARDAYQRLLKEPQLSSTLKADVCRQLGWLYHRCASLDEPAARARAAIWCLQRAVAAEPESGAGLYLLGRCFAAQGKVHDAFIAYRNSVEKSEGNADTWCSIGVLYQQQNQPMDALQAYICAVQLDKGHSAAWTNLGSLYESCQMPRDAFACYNNGGSAATASNTALRQRLAFLRAHLAHAPMPSVTGKRRPLPSIEEAWNLPISAEMSSRAPKSAPPPYPGKRSGSISSSTTQEEPIPLTPNQLQTLQHLQRNSHNLSPHQQAMMQQLLQQYRLSQAARSRAVAKSDSTATSGSDNAESLAEDLLKKFSDTQPDIKKEPTMKSGNNSETVLGGRQAVVKLEPLKTDPLKPVTFNISMTAKQILDACKDNAGSASSWSVLGEGAGPPSPPGVPAPRLAPEQLAPPAPFVYVESKRDAFSPQLQDFCLKHPIAVVRGLTAALKLDLGLFSTKTLVEAWPDHAVEVRTQLMQSADENWDPSGRRRVWACASHRSHTTVRKYAQYQAGSFQESLREERERGAGPPLAGALSDSDGRESGSGPAKRRRGARMLRFGTNVDLSDERKWRPQLAELQKLPAFARVASAANMLSHVGHVILGMNTVQLYMKVPGSRTPGHQENNNFCSININIGPGDCEWFGVPDAYWGGVKELCDRHGLSYLHGSWWPDPEELRAHGVPVYRFTQRPGDLVWVNAGCVHWVQATGWCNNIAWNVGPLTARQYSLALERYEWNKIENFKSIVPMVHLTWNLARNIRVSDPRLHRAMRLCLLQTLRAAAGTLAAVRARAVPVRFHGRARGEASHYCGACEREVWHALLVREHEKRHVVHCLACARRASPTLQGFLCLEEHHMEELAQVYDAFTLHRPAPQHAPAPQLAPAPPPTPD
- the LOC123691396 gene encoding lysine-specific demethylase 6A isoform X3 — its product is MALYVSPGFTRAADAHLRLALMFKARRHWGAAAVHFRRARLSPNQDATFTRLELSFHAAHLLEARGLKKAARDAYQRLLKEPQLSSTLKADVCRQLGWLYHRCASLDEPAARARAAIWCLQRAVAAEPESGAGLYLLGRCFAAQGKVHDAFIAYRNSVEKSEGNADTWCSIGVLYQQQNQPMDALQAYICAVQLDKGHSAAWTNLGSLYESCQMPRDAFACYNNGGSAATASNTALRQRLAFLRAHLAHAPMPSVTGKRRPLPSIEEAWNLPISAEMSSRAPKSAPPPYPGKRSGSISSSTTQEEPIPLTPNQLQTLQHLQRNSHNLSPHQQAMMQQLLQQYRLSQAARSRAVAKSDSTATSGSDNAESLAEDLLKKFSDTQPDIKKEPTMKSGNNSETVLGGRQAVVKLEPLKTDPLKPVTFNISMTAKQILDACKDNAGSASSWSVLGEGAGPPSPPGVPAPRLAPEQLAPPAPFVYVESKRDAFSPQLQDFCLKHPIAVVRGLTAALKLDLGLFSTKTLVEAWPDHAVEVRTQLMQSADENWDPSGRRRVWACASHRSHTTVRKYAQYQAGSFQESLREERERGAGPPLAGALSDSDGRESGSGPAKRRRGARMLRFGTNVDLSDERKWRPQLAELQKLPAFARVASAANMLSHVGHVILGMNTVQLYMKVPGSRTPGHQENNNFCSININIGPGDCEWFGVPDAYWGGVKELCDRHGLSYLHGSWWPDPEELRAHGVPVYRFTQRPGDLVWVNAGCVHWVQATGWCNNIAWNVGPLTARQYSLALERYEWNKIENFKSIVPMVHLTWNLARNIRVSDPRLHRAMRLCLLQTLRAAAGTLAAVRARAVPVRFHGRARGEASHYCGACEREVWHALLVREHEKRHVVHCLACARRASPTLQGFLCLEEHHMEELAQVYDAFTLHRPAPQHAPAPQLAPAPPPTPD
- the LOC123691396 gene encoding lysine-specific demethylase 6A isoform X2, which gives rise to MPALITKRSLATKALQMALYVSPGFTRAADAHLRLALMFKARRHWGAAAVHFRRARLSPNQDATFTRLELSFHAAHLLEARGLKKAARDAYQRLLKEPQLSSTLKADVCRQLGWLYHRCASLDEPAARARAAIWCLQRAVAAEPESGAGLYLLGRCFAAQGKVHDAFIAYRNSVEKSEGNADTWCSIGVLYQQQNQPMDALQAYICAVQLDKGHSAAWTNLGSLYESCQMPRDAFACYNNGGSAATASNTALRQRLAFLRAHLAHAPMPSVTGKRRPLPSIEEAWNLPISAEMSSRAPKSAPPPYPGKRSGSISSSTTQEEPIPLTPNQLQTLQHLQRNSHNLSPHQQAMMQQLLQQYRLSQAARSRAVAKSDSTATSGSDNAESLAEDLLKKFSDTQPDIKKEPTMKSGNNSETVLGGRQAVVKLEPLKTDPLKPVTFNISMTAKQILDACKDNAGSASSWSVLGEGAGPPSPPGVPAPRLAPEQLAPPAPFVYVESKRDAFSPQLQDFCLKHPIAVVRGLTAALKLDLGLFSTKTLVEAWPDHAVEVRTQLMQSADENWDPSGRRRVWACASHRSHTTVRKYAQYQAGSFQESLREERERGAGPPLAGALSDSDGRESGSGPAKRRRGARMLRFGTNVDLSDERKWRPQLAELQKLPAFARVASAANMLSHVGHVILGMNTVQLYMKVPGSRTPGHQENNNFCSININIGPGDCEWFGVPDAYWGGVKELCDRHGLSYLHGSWWPDPEELRAHGVPVYRFTQRPGDLVWVNAGCVHWVQATGWCNNIAWNVGPLTARQYSLALERYEWNKIENFKSIVPMVHLTWNLARNIRVSDPRLHRAMRLCLLQTLRAAAGTLAAVRARAVPVRFHGRARGEASHYCGACEREVWHALLVREHEKRHVVHCLACARRASPTLQGFLCLEEHHMEELAQVYDAFTLHRPAPQHAPAPQLAPAPPPTPD